A genome region from Bombus terrestris chromosome 10, iyBomTerr1.2, whole genome shotgun sequence includes the following:
- the LOC100650891 gene encoding uncharacterized protein LOC100650891 isoform X2 produces MRLTVTNGGLTATTKDHGLTEYWAHRVTYCTAPASHPRLFVWVYRHEGRRLRPELRCHAALCSKESTARRLASTLNARLQQALLEFRRDKVSRQNARLSLANALYENPSLPRRKLLLSIGGQNYRPPLERSKSAPKLSAIEEDIVAEEIEQQRILEELRTLENVAHSWQDQDSWRLARLLDALNRESSDENGSISSGCETASTATSEERAPGPEDHHATGETTEQRIERRVMFSDDAVVRGAGPRRNSEGSPNFMTCAGSPRFHRRNTVHISRERFPHRNEEDESMEEEEEEIEDPASHVFDFEYVEDFDDVVDYRPRGEILCRLDDPQDRERRAMEKYPGRMSHNLLQNDDSPFLTLDSLDEEVDSDESGYVEAPPKSLLGQDDRKEDEETNNNGRVESDQDQTGSPDVLRGSNVEESGKTKNDDSKETKDAKDAKDAKEEAEMEEQLVESKDSMLTVENNQRIKEKERERADFIKCPISETIKKLANASLKSSKSLEMTTNNCLKALNNLKTSKSLDGVKPTEMEGESPSLHQRKQLLAQQGVIV; encoded by the exons ATGAGGTTGACGGTCACGAACGGCGGTTTGACCGCCACGACCAAGGATCACGGTTTGACAGAGTACTGGGCGCATAGAGTGACCTATTGCACGGCACCTGCTTCTCATCCTCGCCTCTTCGTCTGGGTCTACCGGCACGAAGGACGTAGGTTGAGGCCAGAGCTCAGGTGCCACGCTGCCCTCTGTAGCAAGGAGTCCACCGCCAGGAGGCTGGCCTCGACCTTGAACGCCAGGTTACAACAAGCGCTCCTAGAATTCCGACGGGACAAGGTCTCCAGACAAAATGCTAG attaTCGCTAGCAAACGCTCTGTATGAGAACCCTTCCTTACCACGACGAAAGCTACTTCTCAGTATCGGAGGCCAGAATTACCGACCTCCCCTCGAGAGATCGAAAAGCGCGCCGAAATTATCAGCGATCGAGGAAGATATCGTCGCTGAGGAAATAGAGCAGCAGAGGATTCTCGAAGAGTTGAGGACACTAGAGAACGTGGCGCACAGTTGGCAAGATCAAGATAGCTGGAGGCTCGCTCGATTACTCGATGCTCTGAATCGCGAATCTTCCGACGAGAACGGAAGTATTTCGAGCGGCTGTGAAACAGCCAGCACCGCGACCAGCGAAGAAAGAGCTCCAGGTCCGGAAGATCACCATGCTACag GTGAGACAACGGAACAGCGAATAGAGAGAAGAGTGATGTTCTCGGATGACGCGGTCGTAAGAGGCGCAGGTCCCCGAAGAAATTCCGAAGGTTCGCCAAACTTCATGACCTGTGCCGGAAGTCCGCGTTTTCACCGTCGAAACACGGTGCACATCAGCCGTGAAAGGTTTCCACATCGGAACGAAGAGGACGAATCgatggaggaggaggaggaagagataGAGGATCCTGCGTCGCACGTGTTCGATTTCGAGTACGTCGAGGACTTTGACGACGTGGTGGATTATAGaccaagaggcgagatattatGCAGGTTGGACGATCCGCAGGATAGAGAGAGACGAGCGATGGAAAAATACCCTGGCAGAATGAGTCACAACTTGCTGCAAAACGACGACTCCCCTTTCTTGACTTTGGACTCGTTGGACGAGGAAGTGGATAGCGACGAAAGCGGCTACGTCGAGGCACCGCCAAAATCTTTATTGGGCCAAGACGACCGCAAAGAGGACGAAGAGACCAATAATAACGGTCGCGTGGAATCGGATCAAGACCAGACCGGGTCACCGGATGTCCTGAGAGGATCGAACGTGGAAGAAAGCGGAAAAACGAAAAACGACGATTCCAAAGAAACGAAAGACGCGAAAGACGCGAAAGACGCGAAAGAAGAAGCGGAAATGGAAGAGCAGCTAGTCGAATCGAAAGATTCTATGCTGACCGTGGAGAATAATCAGAGGATCAAAGAGAAGGAGAGGGAGAGAGCCGATTTCATCAAGTGTCCTATTTCAGAGACTATAAAGAAACTGGCGAACGCGTCGCTGAAAAGCTCCAAGTCCTTAGAAATGACCACGAACAACTGTTTGAAagctttgaataatttaaagacGTCGAAGTCGTTGGACGGTGTTAAGCCGACAGAGATGGAAGGAGAGTCGCCGAGCCTTCATCAAAGGAAACAATTGCTCGCCCAACAAGGCGTTATCGTTTAA